A part of Marinifilum sp. JC120 genomic DNA contains:
- a CDS encoding 50S ribosomal protein L19, whose amino-acid sequence MSNVIANIEREQMRIDMPAFKAGDTVKVHLRIIEGEKERIQVFQGAVLRYRNGTTNSTFTVRKISDGIGVERVFSVHSPYIERVEVVAEGKVRRSRIYYLRGLKGKAARIKSKQAW is encoded by the coding sequence ATGAGCAACGTAATTGCAAACATCGAACGCGAACAGATGCGTATTGATATGCCCGCTTTCAAAGCAGGCGACACTGTAAAGGTACACCTGCGTATTATCGAAGGTGAAAAGGAACGTATCCAGGTTTTCCAGGGTGCTGTTCTGCGTTACCGTAATGGTACCACTAACTCCACCTTCACCGTCCGCAAGATTTCTGACGGTATCGGCGTTGAGCGTGTTTTTTCCGTACACTCCCCCTACATCGAGCGTGTAGAGGTAGTTGCTGAAGGTAAAGTACGCCGCAGCCGCATCTACTACCTGCGTGGCCTTAAAGGTAAGGCAGCACGTATCAAGTCCAAACAGGCTTGGTAG
- a CDS encoding 3-keto-L-gulonate transporter, translating to MDKAAEKKPLGLAFARCFLRSYFVGAGFNTRGLQNIGFSYAMQPGLEAIYDDPAELSKARRRYVKHYNSHPFWAPLLVAIFLSVEVQIRDGRFPVQLLDKLKNTTSYTLSAIGDSVFSGSGLIFWALATVNMLLAGHHVQAMLLGLLSFAVLQSFKAFTFWSGINKGLGFLDELKRWDLINWGERLKFANGFLVLLIWFQLWPRPLHEFEWYGGTAVLGVLGWLVATGKIAREIVAVLVVVIGLLTLHML from the coding sequence ATGGATAAAGCAGCAGAAAAGAAACCATTAGGTCTGGCCTTTGCCAGATGCTTTCTGCGTTCTTATTTTGTAGGAGCGGGATTCAATACCCGCGGCTTGCAGAATATAGGCTTTTCCTACGCCATGCAGCCCGGGCTTGAAGCCATTTATGATGACCCGGCAGAGCTTTCCAAAGCCCGCAGACGGTATGTGAAGCATTACAATTCGCATCCCTTCTGGGCACCGCTGCTGGTTGCGATATTTCTGTCTGTTGAAGTGCAGATCAGGGACGGGAGATTTCCGGTCCAATTGCTGGATAAGTTGAAAAATACAACCAGCTACACACTTTCTGCTATCGGTGATTCGGTTTTTTCCGGCAGCGGCCTGATCTTTTGGGCTTTGGCGACAGTGAATATGTTGCTGGCTGGTCATCATGTGCAGGCTATGCTACTCGGTTTATTGTCGTTTGCTGTGCTGCAATCTTTCAAGGCGTTCACCTTCTGGTCCGGTATTAATAAAGGGCTGGGATTTCTGGATGAACTCAAGCGCTGGGACTTGATCAACTGGGGAGAGCGGCTTAAGTTTGCCAACGGCTTTCTGGTTTTACTGATCTGGTTTCAGCTTTGGCCCCGTCCGCTACACGAATTTGAATGGTACGGGGGGACTGCGGTTCTCGGAGTGCTCGGCTGGCTGGTTGCCACCGGGAAAATTGCCCGCGAAATAGTGGCTGTTCTGGTCGTTGTTATCGGACTGCTGACTTTGCATATGCTGTGA
- the rimM gene encoding ribosome maturation factor RimM, which produces MEMLVVAEVVKPHGLRGEVCIESHADSPFLFDEVPCLYLAKKGQKPRRFVVRSSRKHKGRVLITFKGVEGRDEAESLRGMEILVREADLPETGEDEVYMYELEGMNVELEDGTVVGTISDFILAPGQETWVISSSEGKEILFPAVEKFVLSVDLEAEKVVVDPPEGLLDIYLADESKKDNGKKKK; this is translated from the coding sequence ATGGAAATGCTTGTAGTTGCCGAGGTGGTCAAACCACATGGTCTCAGGGGGGAAGTTTGCATTGAATCTCATGCGGACTCCCCTTTTCTCTTCGACGAGGTTCCCTGTCTTTATCTGGCAAAGAAAGGGCAGAAGCCCCGTCGTTTTGTTGTGCGCTCCTCACGGAAACACAAAGGGCGTGTACTTATTACCTTCAAGGGTGTCGAAGGTCGCGATGAGGCTGAAAGTCTGCGCGGCATGGAGATTCTTGTGCGTGAAGCTGATCTTCCCGAAACCGGAGAGGATGAAGTTTACATGTACGAGCTTGAAGGCATGAACGTCGAGCTCGAAGACGGGACTGTGGTTGGCACCATTTCGGACTTTATTCTTGCCCCCGGGCAGGAAACATGGGTGATTTCATCTTCAGAGGGTAAGGAAATTCTTTTTCCCGCTGTTGAGAAATTTGTTTTGTCTGTTGATCTGGAAGCGGAGAAAGTGGTTGTAGACCCGCCCGAAGGGCTGCTTGACATCTACCTCGCCGACGAAAGTAAGAAAGATAACGGGAAGAAAAAGAAATAG
- the rsmI gene encoding 16S rRNA (cytidine(1402)-2'-O)-methyltransferase, producing the protein MHSTSPTLWVVATPLGNLGDITERAKKILASADLIFAEDTRRTGKLLQSLDISGKSFVSLHEHNEEKRIKKVLAHFDEGNDAALVSDAGTPLMSDPGYRVVRACREHGVRVVPVPGPSAPVTALSGCGLPPYPFSFLGFLPRKEGQMRRLFDVYGQTGATIVFFERKSRLRETMHLAYETLGNREFSICRELTKDYEEFINGNLEDWEEVSEELRGEITVVVGPPVNEGPASEEDIFRLIDAEMESGDKPKVIARRIAEKVEGWTAKAVYEKVTERKKRT; encoded by the coding sequence ATGCATTCGACCTCACCGACTTTATGGGTGGTGGCAACACCGCTTGGCAACCTTGGTGATATCACCGAGCGGGCCAAAAAAATTCTGGCCTCTGCCGACCTCATTTTTGCGGAGGACACCCGCCGCACAGGCAAACTGCTCCAGTCGCTGGATATCAGCGGCAAGAGCTTTGTCAGTCTGCATGAACACAATGAGGAAAAGCGAATTAAGAAAGTGCTGGCCCACTTTGACGAGGGTAATGACGCAGCACTTGTTTCCGATGCCGGAACGCCGCTTATGAGCGATCCCGGATACCGGGTGGTTCGGGCTTGCCGTGAACATGGTGTGCGAGTGGTTCCCGTGCCCGGTCCCAGTGCTCCTGTTACAGCCCTTTCCGGTTGCGGCTTGCCGCCGTATCCGTTTTCCTTTCTCGGTTTTTTGCCGCGTAAGGAAGGGCAGATGCGCAGACTCTTCGATGTTTACGGACAGACCGGGGCAACAATTGTATTTTTTGAGCGTAAATCCCGGTTGCGGGAGACCATGCATCTGGCCTATGAAACCCTTGGGAACCGTGAGTTTTCCATTTGCCGTGAACTGACCAAGGATTACGAAGAGTTCATCAACGGCAACCTTGAAGACTGGGAAGAAGTCTCCGAAGAACTCCGTGGCGAAATCACGGTGGTTGTCGGTCCTCCGGTGAATGAAGGTCCTGCCTCTGAAGAAGACATCTTCAGGCTGATTGATGCTGAAATGGAATCCGGGGATAAGCCCAAAGTTATTGCCAGACGCATCGCCGAAAAGGTGGAAGGCTGGACAGCTAAAGCGGTCTATGAAAAGGTAACTGAAAGAAAGAAAAGGACTTAG
- the trmD gene encoding tRNA (guanosine(37)-N1)-methyltransferase TrmD: MKFNLVTLFPEFFDSPLSHGLMGKGVEKGIVSFNKVDPREFTTDRHKSVDDRPYGGGPGMVMFIDPIAKALDSVGIRPSKEGGCPKGKRLIMLSPKGKPLTQKLAVELSKEEELTLVCGRYEGIDARFEDIFPVETVSVGDFVLNGGEAGAMCLVEAVARLLPDFMGHSESGTEESFSSGLLEYPHYTRPSEFEGYSVPEILSSGNHALIEEWRRTKSLDETLEGRPELLAEAEGLKKDDVRYLRTIPRKRLGKNLYMALVHYPVLNKFGEKAAVSLTNLDIHDMSRVSRSYSLSGFFAVTPIEDQKKLAERIISHWTSGPGSKFNPDRAAAFSKVGVKDSLQDVVEHIESGTGKKPILVTTSARGAGSTTMNKVREMLQDDPVLLVFGTGHGLAPEILDMAAGSLRPIRFMDGYNHLSVRSAVAITVDRLLGDAW; this comes from the coding sequence GTGAAATTTAATCTGGTTACACTCTTTCCGGAATTCTTTGATTCCCCGCTGTCTCACGGACTCATGGGTAAAGGCGTTGAAAAGGGCATAGTCTCTTTTAATAAGGTCGATCCTCGTGAGTTTACAACAGACCGCCATAAATCCGTTGACGACCGTCCCTATGGTGGCGGGCCGGGCATGGTCATGTTTATTGATCCCATTGCCAAGGCCCTCGATTCCGTAGGTATACGTCCGTCAAAGGAAGGCGGATGCCCCAAGGGTAAAAGGCTGATCATGCTTTCGCCCAAGGGTAAACCCCTGACCCAAAAGCTGGCTGTTGAACTTTCCAAGGAAGAGGAGCTGACTCTCGTCTGCGGAAGGTACGAAGGGATTGATGCCCGCTTTGAAGATATTTTTCCCGTTGAAACTGTCTCCGTAGGAGATTTTGTGCTCAACGGGGGTGAAGCCGGGGCCATGTGCCTTGTTGAAGCTGTAGCCCGCCTGCTGCCGGATTTTATGGGGCATTCCGAATCCGGTACGGAGGAGAGCTTTTCTTCCGGTCTTCTGGAGTATCCGCACTATACCCGTCCCTCAGAATTTGAGGGATATTCTGTGCCGGAAATCCTCTCTTCAGGTAATCACGCCCTGATCGAAGAATGGAGGAGAACGAAGTCTCTGGACGAGACCTTGGAAGGGCGTCCGGAGCTTTTAGCTGAAGCTGAAGGGCTAAAAAAAGATGATGTGCGTTATTTGCGCACAATACCCCGAAAACGTTTGGGAAAAAATCTTTATATGGCTCTGGTGCACTATCCGGTGCTAAATAAATTTGGAGAAAAGGCCGCCGTTTCTTTGACAAACCTCGATATTCACGATATGTCCCGCGTTTCCCGCTCGTATTCACTTAGTGGATTTTTTGCGGTGACTCCCATCGAGGATCAGAAGAAACTGGCCGAAAGGATTATTTCTCACTGGACCTCGGGACCGGGTAGCAAGTTCAACCCGGACAGAGCCGCAGCTTTTTCCAAGGTAGGTGTGAAAGATTCCCTGCAAGATGTGGTGGAGCATATTGAGTCGGGAACGGGTAAGAAACCGATACTGGTGACCACCAGTGCACGGGGGGCAGGCAGCACGACCATGAACAAGGTTCGTGAGATGCTGCAAGACGATCCCGTCCTGCTTGTCTTCGGTACCGGTCACGGGTTGGCTCCCGAAATTCTGGACATGGCCGCGGGCAGTTTAAGACCTATCCGCTTCATGGACGGATACAACCATTTATCAGTAAGAAGTGCGGTGGCGATCACGGTTGACAGGCTATTGGGAGACGCCTGGTAG
- a CDS encoding KH domain-containing protein — translation MLKDLVEYIAKSLVDNPDEVVVTEIEGEQTSVIELKVAKEDLGKVIGKQGRTARAMRTLLGAASTKVRKRSVLEILE, via the coding sequence ATGTTGAAGGATTTAGTAGAGTACATCGCGAAATCGCTTGTTGACAATCCGGATGAAGTAGTTGTCACCGAAATCGAAGGGGAGCAGACTTCCGTAATCGAACTTAAGGTCGCCAAAGAAGATCTTGGTAAGGTTATCGGTAAGCAGGGCCGCACCGCGCGTGCCATGAGGACCCTGCTCGGTGCTGCATCAACCAAGGTGAGAAAACGCTCTGTTCTGGAAATTCTGGAATAA
- a CDS encoding YraN family protein, producing MSARHLAFGQAGEDYAARFLENRGYYLRQRNWRWKQWELDIICEKGDELIFVEVKTRAGRSTQSGIEAVTPAKRKKLVKAATRYLSAFDLWERPCRFDLVIVNDDGTGFRAEHIENAFDLTDFMGGGNTAWQPW from the coding sequence GTGTCTGCCCGGCATTTAGCTTTCGGACAGGCAGGCGAAGATTACGCAGCCCGTTTTCTGGAAAATCGCGGATATTACCTGCGCCAGCGTAATTGGCGTTGGAAACAGTGGGAACTGGATATAATCTGTGAAAAGGGCGATGAACTTATTTTTGTGGAAGTGAAGACCAGAGCCGGACGCAGCACGCAGTCCGGCATAGAGGCGGTGACTCCGGCCAAGCGTAAGAAGCTGGTCAAGGCCGCGACCCGCTACCTTTCGGCATTTGATCTCTGGGAGAGGCCCTGCCGATTTGATCTGGTTATTGTGAACGACGACGGAACCGGCTTTAGAGCGGAACATATAGAAAATGCATTCGACCTCACCGACTTTATGGGTGGTGGCAACACCGCTTGGCAACCTTGGTGA
- a CDS encoding 30S ribosomal protein S16 produces MAIKLRLTRMGSKKRPFYRIVAINSETRRDGRPLDFCGYYNPMVEPVDVKIDKEKVEKWLERGAEPSNTVKSLLKANS; encoded by the coding sequence ATGGCTATTAAACTTAGATTGACCCGTATGGGCTCCAAAAAGCGCCCTTTTTACCGTATTGTAGCAATTAACAGCGAAACCAGACGTGACGGTCGTCCTTTGGACTTCTGCGGTTATTACAACCCTATGGTTGAGCCTGTTGATGTTAAAATTGACAAGGAAAAAGTAGAGAAGTGGCTTGAGAGAGGCGCAGAGCCTAGCAATACTGTTAAATCTCTCCTCAAAGCTAATTCTTAG
- a CDS encoding ribonuclease HII — protein sequence MSENMLPGMETQSLITAGIDEAGRGCLAGPVVAGAVILPEEYDLPGLTDSKKLDEAARDRLAVEIKKQAVCWALGVSRAQVVDKINILQATFRAMGRSVLHLRVKPQRLMVDGNKVIPAPYLGGVSGFRQEAVVKGDLKIPAISAASILAKTFRDKLMVQLAKRYAAYGFEIHKGYGTKVHLDALKEHGPCAVHRMTFKGVLPEKTKAKQERMCLPGI from the coding sequence ATGTCTGAAAATATGTTGCCGGGGATGGAAACACAGAGCCTCATTACTGCTGGTATCGATGAAGCCGGGCGCGGTTGCTTGGCTGGTCCTGTCGTTGCCGGAGCTGTTATTCTGCCCGAAGAATATGATTTGCCGGGGCTGACTGATTCTAAAAAGCTTGATGAAGCTGCACGGGATCGGCTGGCAGTTGAGATCAAAAAGCAGGCTGTGTGTTGGGCTCTTGGCGTAAGTCGCGCACAGGTGGTGGACAAGATAAATATTTTACAGGCCACTTTCAGGGCCATGGGCCGTTCTGTGCTGCATTTGAGGGTCAAGCCTCAGCGTTTGATGGTTGACGGCAATAAGGTCATCCCTGCGCCGTATTTGGGCGGTGTCTCCGGCTTTCGGCAGGAGGCTGTGGTCAAAGGTGACCTGAAGATCCCGGCTATTTCGGCAGCATCCATTCTGGCTAAGACTTTTCGGGATAAGCTGATGGTGCAGCTGGCAAAACGTTATGCGGCTTATGGATTTGAAATTCATAAGGGCTACGGCACCAAGGTGCATCTGGATGCCCTTAAGGAACATGGTCCCTGCGCGGTGCATCGCATGACTTTTAAAGGCGTCCTGCCTGAGAAAACGAAAGCTAAACAGGAGCGCATGTGTCTGCCCGGCATTTAG